TTTTACTGGAAGTAAATGTGGTTCGTGTATAGATGGTCGATATGGAACAAACTGTTCTTTACAATGCAGCCTTGGTTGTGCGGGAAAAGTCTGCAAATCAAGGGATGGAACATGCAACTGCAGAAATTATTTCAGTGGTGATAAATGTGACTCATGCGTAGATGGCAACTATGGAGAAAACTGCTCTTTGAAATGCAGTCAAGGTTGTGAGGAGAACACTTGCAATTTTCGTGATGGAACATGCAATTGCAGTACTAATTATAGTGGTGAACAATGTGAGGACTGTATCAGAGATCGGTATGGAGAGGGATGTTCAAAAACATGTAGCCTTGGCTGCGTAGAAAATACTTGCTCTTCTGCCGATGGGAAGTGTGATTGTAAATACTTTTACAAGGGATATAAGTGTGACGTTTGTGAAGACGGCGACCATTGTCTGAATAACAGTGAGTTTTGTCACCTATGTTATTTACCGTTCTGTTGTtctataaaacacaaacaaaatgaaacgaAATATCATCTAAATCAGATTCTTTGTACGTTAAAAGACACTATTATGTGGTGAATCTCACTTCACAAACTGATTTTCATTTAGTTCACATTTAAAAGCATAATTACGTTTCAGTTGAATCGAGACATcccaacaatacaaacaacTTTCCAACTGGTGCACTTACAGGGGGTGTTATTGGTGCTGTAGTAGTGTTTGATGCTGCTGTCGTTATAGCTGTTTTGTGCAGACGAAGGTTTATTGTTCCACAACTAAATCTTATTTGGTGCTATTCGCCCACGTTTGATTTCTATAGTTGATTTCGGTATCCGTTTATTGTCCTCTTTTCATGTTCGTTCATAGACATTCATTCttcatttaaagatattagACACATTTAGAAATTTCACTGCAAGTGAATTCTTTGTTCATGATTTTGTTGACCTTACCATACAACTATTGCTTCttgctaataaaaatgaaatatttgtattgttttaaaattatgaataattgCATTTTAGATTATCACAAAGGAAGGCACAAGGCCATACCGACGAGCAAAATACTACACATCCTGGTAAACAATACacttaatcatattttatttgttatttattattttacaattaaacagTTACATCTTTGTGGTACGAATCGCGTTataaaaaattaatgaatattatataattgtataagtTGTATTTCTAAATCTGTTTGCAATTGGCGGAATTCAGAGTAGTACGTATACTTAAACACATagtatgtttaaattaacaGACCTATCATACATATGTGTTCCTAAAGTATTGTGTTACTAATGttgatttaataaatgttataggAGGAGAGCTAACTCAGCCTGGGCAATAcgaaacattaaataacagtcGCATGGAGGAAAATCAAAGGAGGGAGACCTACACCAGGCTGGTAACGACAAGTCAAGATGAAATAACAGAACGTGTCAGCCCGGATAGTATTGAATCTTGATGGAGATAGGATAGCCCAATCTGgatcatatcaaaaattaaatgCCATCCACTTAAAGGAAGATAAAAGGAATAATACCTACACAATGCTGTTGATGTCAGGAGAAGGTGGAGTAATAAAGAGTTGCAATTCGGAAAAATCCGGAGTTTCACTCATACGCAAAcatgatgataaaaaaaatgaatacagcgGTCCAGAAATGAAGTCACTGGACAAGACATGACAAAGTATATCAAGAAATGACGACcctgtaaagaaaaaaaacaacatacgtCTGGGCATACAATACTTGGTTTTAGTGTTCAAGGGGCGTTATAGTAAAAACATTCAAGAGCAGAAAACCACATGTTAACACGGATATCAATATTGTGTTCCTGTTATGAGTCAACTGTTCAAAGAACTATATATCAAAAGAATCAAAAGGGTATAAAATTCATAGGCATTTTcactttctttaaatattttcttaccCTACAAGTATTCACAAATTATGAGCGTTCAtcaaatactattaaaatagttgttttatCAGACAATTTTCTTTGTATGAAAATATAGCAATATAACGTAATGTGAAACGACATAATCTTACTAACTTCACTTCCGTATATAATACTGGGTGGGGTAGGTGGTCTATTGTTCTTCCACTTGGGTGAGTTGAAACGAGTTCGGCATGTCCTACTATTTCGATGTTTTGTCCATTGTCATTAATTAACCACAAAACCTTATTGAAAATGGCTAAATTAGCGTGTAATATCAGTTTCCACTATTGAGTGATATCCAGTTTTTTACAGAATGCCCATGTCGCTCATGTCCTTGCCCCCTCGCGATCAATGAGACTGCAATGCGCCACTCGGAATTGCCCGAATTGGTCCATACCCCATTGACAAAAGCTTGACTTGCCATCAAACCTCCCCTCTCCTTTATTTTGTCTGAGATACAAGTAGCCCCATCAAGATCTTAGAGACTGCTACGCgcttgttatataaataataatattctatGTATATTATACCAATATCACTTGCAATTCTGATCTCAAATATCATACCTCACAgccatttaaatatttattaaaacccAAGATAGTTTGCTCAGTCTATAATActgtatattttctatttacctTGGTACCGAAGAAGAAGTTGTTGAGACCTGCCATTTCCAATAGTAACGTCACTTAAATTGAAGTAAAACACGACAATGTAACTCTTCTGGAAAATGATACGTTCATGTTGCATTGTGACTGTGTGTGTTTCTCGTTTATAATTCTTGAGGCTTTAACCACCGTGCCTTTAAAAAGTGCAAAGTATAATTTTCAGCTGGATTTGTTcttgcagtttttttttgttatattaatacAACTCTTTCTGTCCCTCTGATCCCATTATCGGttctgttttgtaaacaaagacAAGACAGAATATATGGTTAAGTGGTATATTAATGCATTGAAGTGAATCGATAAGATTACAAAAGAACTGCCTGACATCTGATCTCACATACATTCACAGCAAAATGATtggttttaaatatcaaatatcgaTTGAAGCAGTAAAAACCAAGGTAAATGAATAAGGAATATTTCAATTCAGATTTAAGTTAACTGCCGCAATAGAAATATTAATCAGTTCAATAAAAGTCTTGGTTTGTGAAAGATGTTCACCTGGAAAATATAGATACAACTGTGAACATACTTGCAGATATCTTTACGTTTCTGTGGTTCACATTTGCAGCGTTGGTTGTGCGACGCAGGATGAAGGGTCACAGACGCAATATGCACGTCAACATGCATTTCAATAACATGCACATGCACCACCTAAACAAGCTATCAGTAGATAGTTTGGATTTGAGATGAAATGTAACAAGAAACAATGTTTAATCACAGCGATCTTTTATAGGAAAAAGTATACACttgtattattcaaataaaaaccaaatcaTGATGAGCGACTTGCGTTTCCACAAACTTGCATGTGTACCAATTACACCTACAGTCTCTCTGTTAAGGACGAATGATTGAACATGGCTTGTCCCAGAAGTTCACTGTATTATTGAGTTATGTAATCAAAAATGTAGCAATGAAGAAATTTGCATGCGTTTGCTAATGATACAGGGAATATGtgacatttatgtttttaaaatttggaaatacattgatgtttGCCATAGGAACACTTGGACggttcaaatatttatttaaactacttTACAGACAAACacgtttcaaatgattttaccTGAGATGTTTTCGCTTAGAAAGTGAACAGAACATTATGGAGGTAACCAATTTACTGATGATCAATGATAGTcgttattaaaaacattatttctgtttttaaacgGTAGTATCTTTTACTGCTGAATCTTGTGACTCTCATCCATCTGAATATCTTCCTATATTGTTTGTATAACGTTAATCATAACATGAGCATTGTCAATACGGCAGATTACTTTGAGAACGcccttttaatatattttgttcaaacaaaCGATCCTTCACACGCGACAGTATTTATGACTGTATTCAAGGAAATCAAGCACTGGTGcaatattaaatgcaaatatgaactttgaatttaaacttccttgttcaatattattttgttatgtttgttaaaaacagatattttaaatttcaaactaagttaatatgtatatactcctcaaaataatttaaggaCCACAAAATAAGAGGGCTATAATTTCATCAatttaattattacaaacaaaacaatttattatatgaACTACATGATATCTGTCGTTAACAATTGTAAAAGTACTTTATAGCGAATAACAATAGTAAACACATGTGAGATCAAAAGGTGTGATCACTACTAAAATTTGAACGTTTGCATATCGGTGGTTGGGGCatgaaattttacaaacagCAATGTTACATGTTGAAAATCAGACACCAAGTAAAGTTAATATCGCGTGTGACCACCTCTAGCGTTAATCACAGCCCTACAACTGGAATTGAAGCTGCGAATCAGTTTCCTGATTACAGGACGAGGTATTCTTGCCAACTCCATGAGCGCTTGTGCTAGGTCCTCCCGGGTATGTGGTTGAGCTGGCCGCCCACTGATCTGTCGTTGAAATATGTCCAATACATGCTCTATTGGATTACGATCAGGACAGCGGGCAGGCCAGTTCATACTCTCTATTTCTTCGCGTTCAAGGTGGTAATTGACAACACGAGCCCGGTGCGGACGGGCGTTATCGTCCATAAGCACAAAGTCCTGGCCAACAGCACCAGCATAAGGTCGCACAAATGCATCTCGATGGCGAACACCGGTTAAAGAACCGTTTTGGATGACGTACAAGTCAGTAGAACGAATATAGGAGACCCCAAACCCAAACAAGTACTGACGGGCCACCGAACCTATCGTGTTCCTGGATGCAACAGTCCTTGAATCGCTCATTTTTCTGCCGCCACACACGTTTCCTGCCGTCATTGAAGGCAACACAAAACTTCGACTATCAGTAAACAGGACTGACCGGAGTCTAGCTAGTGGAATGGTATGGTGGTCTTGAGAAAAAGCCAACCTTAACCTCCTGTGGCCTGGTTTCAATGGAGGGCAGTCAGCTGGCCTCCGAGCACGAATATAGGCAGCGGGAAGTCTATTTCTTACAGTTTGTTCACAGATTCGAATCCCAGATGCCACACGGAAGTTTGCATTCAACGTTTGAGCGTTTAACCTCCCACGTTAAGCCATATTAACACTATAACGGTCATCACGGTCCGTTGTTTTTCTCGGACTACCTCTTCCTGCCCGTTCAACAACAGAGCCAGTATCCAGGTAACTCTGCCACACACGACCGACCACAAGATGGCTTACGTTTAACTGACGTCCAACGTGACGTTGTGTATAGCCGGCCAACAACATTAAAACCATTCGTTCCATATCACCAAGCGGTAAATGTCTCCTTAAAGGCATAATTTTCGTATAATTACTGTTCAAGTCTAAAACTATCCAAACTTTacacaaaaatgtgtttaattagtAACACTACAAAACCGACTGTTTTAAAGAATGGCAAGAAACACTCAATATCGCAGGGTGacccaaacaaaataaaaatcctCAATTTAACCGTGCAGTTATGCACGATTAACTGTGTTCTACATGTACCCTATACACCCATGTATACTTGTACTTCAATGGAAAAATAATCAATACgtgtactgttttaaaataatggtATGAAATAGTGGTCCTTAAATTTTTTTGAGGAGTGTATAAAGATTGCATATTGTAAAACCACAACTAGAATGTAATGTATTtctataaaagtaaaataaacgtGTATGTTACTGGTTTGTAAGCATAATCCAATGCTTGAATTGTACATGATTATTAAGGCATTTTAAGCGATAAGCATGTGAAACACGACGGTAAGCAAGCACTCTTCTGTGTTCCTTGCTTTTGCGTCCTTtctattaacaaaaaaatgatattaaatcaaATTCCTGTAAAGAATTATCGAATCGACCTATTTTGAGTGCGATCGTCTACCCTAAATAGATTGATTGAAGTCTGCCTTATACATTTTGAACAGATAAAACACCCGTTTACATAAATTAAGTTGAGTTGCATGTTTACGATACGCAGTAGTCGAACTATCTTCCTGATTGCTTTGGTCTGAATCAATACAAAACACCCACTCAAGTAAACGTGCACGCGATCGTATAATGAAATACAAGGCCATTGATCATCGAAGAcgttgaatattttaaagcagACCATTAAGTTTGAAATAATGAAACTCCCTCTTATTCAATGTTGATGCTTTTAAACATTGCAATTCTTAAGTCAAAGTCCAACAAAAGTTGTATTAATGACAAATTGATGGATTCATTGCTTACAAATTTCCATCAAATATACAGAAACGACAATTGGAGGCTTatataaattatggcccttgaacattttgtttgtttattttagattttatttcaatttcctttgaaaggcacatttttatattcttaaacacattttcataaagggaaaacaatttatttgaatgacttgtgtcattgttcgggcgggctgatgggagggcagcatcaaagtcaccttatgtatcgaataattttaattaggttttacataaagagaccaaacttggtatatacgaagagtttatggagacattTTAGGGGAATGcgtttgtaacagtgaccttgatcctaagggccccaaacgatcaaggtcaatgttactattaatagaaaaatggctGGTATTGAagaacttaagtaagggtctacatattgtgaccaaacttggtatataggaagagttcatagagacctttcctgagattatGTTTTGGGCCCCGAAAgctatggtctaggtcaaggtcattgttgctaaaaaagaaaaaaaatggttagtactgaataactcaagtaagggttgtcatagtgtgaccaaacttggtatatatgacaAGTTTATACAACTtgtttggtaaaatatattctaaacCTGTAGAAGCGGGGCCTTAATGCATATTGGTATGTTGAAATATGTTGTGACACATGTCCTTATTTATATTTCGTtccagtattattttttttaaagataaatgataTGAAGTATCGTGTCATTTTTAAGCGCGCAAGGTGTGGTTATATGCGTCGCTAAATAATCATTCTATATGCGTCTCAATTGCGTAATTTGCAGTCAATACCGCGTTGCATTGAACTACTCCAATAATCAGTGTTTAGATTGCCGATATTGATTTAAAGTCTCAGTAAACATGGGTATTCcaattttgaacttatataAGCACATGAAAACGAATGTAGTCTGTTTTTAGTAGTTGCTTCTTTACGGATTGACACGAATTGCTTTATATCAAACAGGATATTCACACATTCTGAAGAGAAAAGGTATATAGTTTGGTATTGTTTATGTAATACAGtcgtacatttatttatttcatgttcagTTCTTTATCAACATTTGTCTGTATCAGAATTGTTTCAGTTGGTTTAATATAATGATCACCAATTTTGTCGTGTGTTGCAATGAATAATTCGATAAATGTTTAGAGTATTTTTTCGTGAAAGGAAGAggtcataatttgaaaaagGGTAGAGAAACTATTCCAATAAAGGGTGGGGGTGCTAATTCGAGAAATGGAGATGGTTTTTAGAGATAGAGAGTGTGAAGgtacttatttaaaatcaaaaaatGGCGAGGGTACtattaaaaatgaatgaggGTACTGATTCACAAAAAGGTTGAGGGTACTAATTAAAAGGTTGAGGGTACTATTTTAAAAAGATTGAAGGTGCTAATTAAAAAAGGCTGAGTGTGCCAATTCAAAAAAGGTTGAAGGTACTAATTTAAATAAGGATGAGGGTACTATTTCAAAAGAGGTTGAGggtattaatttaaaaaaggttgaGGCTACTGATTTACAATTCTGATGAGGGTATTAATCAAAAAAGAGTGAGTGTGATAATTTAAAAAGGGTGAGTCTTCTGATTCACAAAAAGGGTGAGATTACTAATTCAAAAGAGGTTGTGGTAACTAACTCAAATAGGGTTGAGGTTTCTTATTTAAAAAGGGTTGAGGGTACTATTTAAAAAGGTGATGgtactaatttaaaaaaaaggttgagGGTACTAAACAAAAAGGGTGATGGTACtgatttaaaaaaggtttagGGTAATAATTAAAAAGGGTGATGgtactgatttaaaaaaagtgttagGGTactaatttgaaaaaaaggtaaGGATTCTAATTCAAAAAAGGTTGATGGTTCTACTTAAAAAAATGGGTGAGGGTACTAATTTGAGAAAGGATTTGGTTCTTCTAAATTGTTTCGGTTTTCACCTTACAACCAATAGGGTGTTTGATCTCAATGGTGATGTTCTTGATACTAtggaaacatattcaaataGGGTTAATATTTCTTCCTTAATATTAAGCGAGCTACGAGATATTAAATAGGTctttttcatactttaaatgttaattgatatataaaatgtGTAAGGAATGAACAATTTATGTGAAATGCTTCAAATGCTGCAAACCAAATACATATCAATCCTTAAAACGTATAACCTCACCACTGTGTATGTAATTAACGTATTATTTACATCGTTTTGTAGATAATGACATCGCATTCGAGTTATATGTTCGGCTCTTCGGCAGCAACATCGTCAACATCTGACACTATCGTTATTTATTGCGAACGAGACTGCCTGGAATGTCAATTTTACGACTATAAGCGAAAACAGATTCAAAAGGTCGATAACTATAAAGGTAAACGTTATGACTTAGGCATATATTGAATAGTGCGTCGTATAAGTCGTGGTTATGCAGGGCTCTTTTTGGCCAACAGCTTTGTTGGAACAAACAAGGCTATGTTTTTAACCCATTCTAAGGGCCTTACTACAATGCCCAAGTCGTATGGGCCAATAGCAACCATATATCTTTTCTTTATGCAAATTTCAACTATTTCGTTGGACATGATTCGTGTTCTATACTCGAAAAAGGGATAAAATCAATATAGACTCGAAGAGTATCCAATATATTCGACAAGGGGTGGTAAGTGATTAATGGAATTATTggtttaatgatttattatgttttaagcCGAAACACATTTGACAtaaagtaaatttaatattgaaatgatatagCTAAATTATACTTGGCATCTTATTATCTCAATATAAAATAGTGTTATCACATAATGCTAAATTCTCAATTACAGGCATATGCTTCTGGGCTTAAAAATACAGTTGGTAAACATGAAGTTTACACTTGTAAGCTAATATAGGATTGCACTTCTTGGAGCTTATTCCAAATGGAGTaccattttcatatcaaaatcAACACAGGCTTTGCCTACTTAAAAGTGACCCTGTTTCAACTCAGTTGTCTTATGAAAATCGTATGAACATATGTATACATCTCGTGCATTTAAATCTCTATTAATCGGTGTAAATGCAAATGTCGACAAAGCGATGATTTAATGCTATGAAACGAAAACACTAACCGTTGACCCGAGGGACTTTAAATAAATCAGTCTAAGTACCTATAGAAACACATTTTGAATTTCAGTGAACCTTAGCGATCAATAAGTGGTGTAAATGAATAGGCCGTTGGctcatgttcatttttataaagctgtaaatagctatttttaaaagaaGTAATAAGCCTTATGCTCTTGGTGTTAAACGAGTAGATCATTAGGTGCCTGTGACtttcagtaaacacaattcagTGATATTGTAGCAATCTTTACAGATAGGTACACGAGCccaaatatgtttgataattcGAGCGCTATGAGGCTTCCGTCCCAAATACTCCTGACTGACTGCAAAAGGTTTCAAGACACAGCTACAATTATCAGCTTCCTTTCTCTCGATTTTAATGCCAAACGCGTCTCTGGGCCTCTTTGGCTAAGCTTCGAAGAGATTATATGCCTCCTGTCAATGTTTGAGAAACTTTGGACCTAAATGACTAAGATACTAGCCGCTTGTATATGATGGTCGCACGAAACGCAATGCTTCACCGATCATAATTTGCAGGGTCGCATGTGttcgatattattttttttcaaacctttttGAACATCTTTTGTTAattattgcttttgttttgttttttagttaTCACAAATTAGCTATCAATAGGCTGTCAGAATATTTTACTAATTATCATTCACGAATATTGTTGACTTCCTTTATGCTATCCGCAAATTCTGAAATTAACTTCCACAATAAATCTGCtcctttcatattttttgttggCTTGTTAAGTTTATTAAAAAGACTAATAGCGGTCTAATAATCGTGACAAATTACCACCAGCTTCCCTTGTCAgtgtaataataacatttgttaaaataagaaaacacaggcgttaatatataaaatatagttttagcATTTCATAAACAAAGGGGAACTCAATTTTATCTCTTAGtcaatttattacatttttcacCGAGAGCCAGATGAATTGGAAATTAACGATTAGCACCGAATTTATACATAACGTTTTATAGAATAGCATTACTGGGACTAGACGAAGTTCCATGTGTCAACTTTACCTTCGGGATTAGAGCACACATTTTATGAGTGACTCACTTTCCTATGGTTATCAACatctttgtaaaaaaacacatttccttactaaataattaaaaagatgTCGCAACAAATTAGTGTTATAAACTCCATATTGTATACTGTTGAACTTTGAGATAAGGGCACAATGTATGTGCGAAATATTTACACACAGTGTTCTGCCAACAAATAGTGTACCACATGTTACGTTTGAATGCATTccaatgacattttcaaaagatATGGCTAAGACACAAATTAGTGTTAAAATAGCACCGATTAATTGTCACCGTGTTCTTTCAGCTAAGTACAAAGATTTTAGCGGAAAACACATACGTTTGGTACTCTACATGTTTTTTCAAGCTTATGTCAAGTAATTGATAAGACAAAAATGCAACGGGTAAAAACGtacggacgaacggacggacggacacaCAGTGAACGTACATCGTGATGCTATATATCACATTCAGATACAAATTGCCAGGTACGTTCCAGACCAACGAAACGATCAACGACCAGCACTATGCTTGCCAAACTGATTATTTCTATACATTGGTACTTCTCGAATCATCTTCTTACCTGTCCGCCTTCTTTGCAACTTCCCCGCTCTATTTCCGTCTCCTTTATTTTACCCACGTCAAACTCAATCAATTCCTATAACAAAACCTTGCCTTAAACTTTTAAACGTATCCAACGTTTTAGTGCATGTGACTACTAACTAAAATATGGAATTCGCTTACAAAGTTTGATGTTTTAATGCAGTCCGTATacgtacataagtacatatttaaaaaccatTACAGCTTTTACCCCACTATTATAGGCTTGAAAGAGTGACAATTCATCAAAAaggtttgaaacaaaataaacttgAGAGCTATAAACAAGATATGTATTTCAAGCTCTGCATATTTGCTTATTTGCGTTTTTACTATTTAattacaaatgatatttattagAACGTACATGAATTAGTAAGTTTGTATCGTGACAATATTTGATCAATATTAATTTTCCTGGCAaatagttttatgaaattatgaatCTAAGTTCAAAAGGCCTCGGATTAGGCAGACATACAATTAATTTTTAGTTTATCAGTTTTGAACCAAAGTTCTGGAAGAAAAAAAGGCTATTTCAACTTCTTTCATCCATAGTTCACGAGCTCCTCAAGTTCTCGAACACAGGTTTCACCAATCTAggttattaaataaacagttgtTCATTTAATAATTAGTTAGATCTTGAATTGTCCTTTAAGGGattatttaaaagtatataaaagaACCAAATGACAATGCAATATTAGGTATAATTAGCCATTAATGTCCATTTGCCTCCTACTTGTACAAATACCCCCGACAAACAAGTATATTCATGAATATTCTTTGTCGAAGAGATTCATAATCAGAGCAAGGAGTACATTATCCGAAATTTGGGGAATAGCTGTTTGAATGAGTACCAAACCACTAAAGAACAAAACTTATGAAGTTCGCATGTTAATAATTACCCGCCTCGAATTGAGTTATGCTTTGATAGCATGACACCAACaggcatttttaaaacaatctgTAGCTTGGATCAGGCGGTAATGTGAATTGTTAATGGTCGATGCCCTAAAGTTCATGAAAACATctaattaaacatatttgtgtGCTTATTTCAATCCCTCtctatttattttcacattttagttgaaatatatatatatatatatatatatatatatatatatatatatatatatatatatatatatatatatatatatatatatatacatataaagcactttttatatattttttaacatattaaaatatcatatttttccCGATTTGCATAAACAACACACTTCAATTTTGACATGCTTGTAAGATGCCTCCTATGTGAAAATACTACAATTCGAGATAACAGTCATGCTTAATGCTTATATCACT
This genomic stretch from Mya arenaria isolate MELC-2E11 chromosome 10, ASM2691426v1 harbors:
- the LOC128204692 gene encoding multiple epidermal growth factor-like domains protein 11, translating into MPLFVKDVHLESLVNSVSCLANILIAFVIHLWTVRRAKQDILTLVQTVSLHVFLQRVHVQTEKTVILVKTDLTDWRTIVDSNACSKSGICFACKPYFTGSKCGSCIDGRYGTNCSLQCSLGCAGKVCKSRDGTCNCRNYFSGDKCDSCVDGNYGENCSLKCSQGCEENTCNFRDGTCNCSTNYSGEQCEDCIRDRYGEGCSKTCSLGCVENTCSSADGKCDCKYFYKGYKCDVCEDGDHCLNNIESRHPNNTNNFPTGALTGGVIGAVVVFDAAVVIAVLCRRRLSQRKAQGHTDEQNTTHPGGELTQPGQYETLNNSRMEENQRRETYTRLVTTSQDEITERVSPDSIES